TGATGAAAAAATTTACAGCCGCGCTGATCATAATACTCTGCTTTGCCACCGCCTCTTTCGCCGCCTTCGGCAAGAAGGGCTTCGTTCCCGACGGCGATCCTATCGCCTATAAGGGGCTCAAGGTGACGGAAAACGGCGTGAACATCATCTTGATGAACAAGGGCGATAAAACGGTGGTTTTTAACGCCGCGCTCGCGTTTCTCAATAACCGGCGTCAGGAGATCGGCGACGTCTATATAGAAAAGACGACGATCGAGCCCGGGGGCGAGGCGGCGTTCAAGGACCTTTTTCTCAAGGGGGACTACAAGGCCTGCCGAAAGGCCGAGTCGCTGCGCTGGACTATATACGAACTGGAAGTCAAGTAGTTTTCCCGCCCCGCGCGGACGCTTCCGCGCGGGGTTTTTGTATTCTTACGGTGTCTCGGAATTTTTTTCTTAAAATTCTGTCAATAGCCAGAGAAAAAGTCACCCCAAATGGTCAAAGAAAATGTCACTATTCCTTTGAATTATGGTATCATCCTTGGTAGCCACATTTGTAGATCTGCCCCGCCAGGGGTGGTCTGAAGCAGGTTTGTGTGGTGACACAACACCTGCTTTTTTCTTTGAATCACTATGGGTCGCTTTTTTCGGCATCTCCACCTGTTTCATCAATATAGCCCTGTCGTTACGCATGATGTATATCTCTCCTTTAACGGTCTGTCTAACTTCAACGGTGCTTCCTGGAGTCATGTATATACTGCCGTCAACCGGAATATATATCCGACTGTTGTAAGATATAGTGTTTCCGCCGCCTATCTTTCTTTCACAGCGCAGAACAAAGACCAGATCCAGATCAATTCTCTTGTCGAATTTGAGATACACAGAGTTTTCTACTTTTGGTTCAACGGAAAATCTGGCGTTGTAATCATCCAGAAAGAGTGGGAGGAAGCTATTAGCCTCTTCAATATTCCTGATTCCATTGAGCCTGAGTTCCGCCGCAAGCCTGTCCTGAAAAGTATTCCACAGCCGTTCTATACGTCCTTTAGCCTGGGGCGTATTGGCAAATATCTGCTTTATGCCTAAATCATTCAGTGCATGGCCAAAATTCGACAGGTGAATTGATACGCCTTTCAATTCGTCTTCGAGGGTCAGCTCCTTAGGAGACTTGAATATCGTGTGCCTGTCGCTGTAAATATAAAGGGGCAGTCCATAATCCCTTATACCCATCTTTATAGCCTCCGCATATCCGACAAAACATTCACTCTCTATGAAGAATGCACCGGTAACAATACCTGCGGCATCGTCCATAAAAGCATGCAGGGTTGCACTATCTCCATCTTTGCCAAACCACTTATGGCTGCTCGCGTCTGTCTGCCATAACATGCCGGATGATTCCTTCCTTTGCCTCGGACGATGTGCTTTGGGCTTTTTATTTACCGACCTCTTACTCCTTATTCCCTCCAACTTCAGAATACGAGACACCGACGACCGGCTGATACTGATACATTCCCTTTCATTAAGATGTTCGGTAAAATGAGAGATATTAAAGTCATAATACCTTTCCTTAAAAAGACTCACTACCTCCCCTCTGACCTCATCGGTAATCGCATGGACGGGATTCCTACCACGATTACCGTGAACCAACCCTTGTGCTCCTTCCTGTAAAAACTTCTTCTTGATTCTGATAAACTGCCTGACGCAAACACCGAGCAGCTCCGACGCATCTTTGTTAGTCAATCCTCCTGATAATGCGATACTCAACACCTCAACGCGCCTTACTTCCTTCTTCGTCATTGTCACTAGCTCCTGGCTCATAGTGACATTTTCTCAGATCTGTTATGGAGTGACTTTATCTCTGAGCAATAACATTTTTTCTTAAAATTCTTGACAAATAAAATGTTTGGGTGTAGTCTTTGCCTCTAACCAAAATTTGGCAGCCGAGAAAGCCGTTAAAGACGGCCATACACTGCATAGGCTGCCTGCGAAGGAGGTTAGAGGGATGAAGACCCTTGCAGTGATTCCAGCCAGATATTCCAGTACCAGGCTTCCCGGCAAGCCGATGATTGAGATTGCCGGCGTTCCTCTTGTTATCCGCGTACTTGATAATGTTTCTGCCTGCGCCTCTGTGGACAGAGTCATCGTAGCCACCGACGACGAACGCATCGCCGAGCTTGTTTCGCGCCATGGCGGAGAGGCGGTAATGACGCCGCCGGAGCTCCCGAGCGGCGGAGACCGCGTCGCCTATGTCTCGCGCATTGTTCCCTCGGATTATGTACTCAACGTTCAGGTGGACGACCCGCTCGTGGGCGCGGATATGATAGATCCGCTTGTCGCCGCGCTTGACGGCGATTCTTCCGTGATGCTCGCGCTGCTGACGAAGCGGATCGACGATATGGATGAAGTTCGCGCCAACAACATTGTGAAGGCCGTCTTTGACGGCGATGGGCGCGCGCTTTACTTCAGCCGTTCGCCGATACCCTATCCGCGCAGCGAGGGCGGCGTTTGGTATAAGCACATCGGGCCATACGGATGGCGGCGCGATTTTCTTCTTGAATTCGCGGCTTCGGAGCAGACTCCGCTTGAAAAGACGGAGAGTCTTGAGATGCTCCGCGTTATTGAGCTCGGTCATACGATAAAGTGTGTGACGGCAGCCCGCGACACGATCGAAATAGACACCCCGGAAGACCTGCTGAAGATAGAAAAATATTTTTCCGGCCTGTGATCCGTGCTATGACGCGGCGGATGTGCGGGGAAGTAAGGGGTAAGTGCCCTTTTTCGGATAATGGCCTATTGGTTTTGTAATATAAAGGGAGAAATATCAAGATGACGAACATACCGACAGATATAAAGAGCTTTACGGAATTAAAACCCTGGTGGCGCACGCCGGTGCCGACGGAGATCGTGCTCTCCGGCCGCGGCGTGGACGAATTATTGTCAAAATTGAAAGAGCGGGGCAGAAAGCCCTTCTTCGTCGTGGACGGCGCGCTGAAGGAACAGCCGCGCTTTGCCGCGATATTTGCGCAGAGAGACCTTTTCGTATTTGACGCGACATCTTCCGAGCCGCGCACCGGCGATGTCGATTCGCTGCGGGCGAGGATAAAGGCGATGGATCGTGAACCGGATACTCTGGTCGGCGTCGGCGGCGGCGCGACGATGGACCTTTCAAAGGCGGTCGCCATCTGTCTCGCGAACGACGAGCCGGCGCAGCATTATCAGGGTTACGGCCTTGCGATGAACAAGGGGGCCGATATATGGGTGCTTCCCGCGCTCAACGGCACAGGGGCGGAGATCACGCCGATCGCGGTGCTGCGCGGGCCGGAGAAGAAGCTCGGCATCAACAACCCCTACACGGAATCGGCGGTCGCGGTGATAGATCCGCAGCTCTCGGCGGACGCGCCGCATTTTAATCGCTTTTTCACGATGATGGACTGTTATTTCCATCATTATGAGATAATGATGAGCAAGACGAGCGCGCCGGAGGCTATCGAGGACGCGAAGGACGGCCTCGCGCTTTCGCGTGAGGTGCTCTCGCACGACCTCTCTGGGTACAGCCTTGATCTCGCGATAAAGTCGGCGATGGCTTCGGTGCTTGGCGGCAGCAGTACTATCGGCGGGCGCGTCGGCGCGGCGCACGCGATATCATACGGGCTCAGCAACAGCGCGCCGCATCTGCCGCACAGCGTGGCCGTGGCGATATCGATGAGCGTCCTTGAGGATGTCTACCCCGAGGGATACGGCGATACCCGCCGTTTTCTGGAGATAAACGGCCTCGCGATGCCGAAGGCCGCGGATTACGGCATCGGCGAAAAGGACGCTGCTAAGATGACGAAAACGGCGCTCGGCATGGAAAAGCTGTGGCACAGCTGTTTTGGAGATGGCTGGAAGGGTATCGCGACAGAGGAATATATAGAAAAAATCTACGCAAGGATAATAGGGGAGTGACGAAAAATGGCAGGCGCGGAAATTTTTAACAGCGACGAGATACGGGCGGTCGCGGATGTCATCGAGCGTAAAATGATACACCGTTACGGTTCGCACGATTCGCGCGGTGGTATTTACAGGGCGGAAGACTTTGAGGAAAAGGCAAAACGGCTGACCGGATCGAAGTACGCGCTTGCGCTCTCCAGCGGAACGGCGGCGCTGATCACGGCGCTCAAAGGTATTTGTATAAAGCCGGGAGACGAGGTCATAACTTCGCCCTTTACCTTCATCGCGACGGTAGAGGCGATCGTCGCCTGCGACGCCGTGCCGGTCTTCGGCGAGCTTGACGAGACGCTGAGCCTGGACGCGGCCTCGGCGGAAAAGCTCGTCACGCCGCGCACGAAGGCGATAATGCCGGTGCATATGTTCGGCGTCGCCGCCGATATGGACAAATTCGCCGCGCTTGGCGAAAAATACGGGATCCCCATCGTAGAGGATGCCTGCGAGGTCGTCGGCGGCACCTACAGGGGGCGCGCGCTCGGCAGCCTCGGCACCTGCGGCACCTGGAGCTTTGACCCGAATAAGACGCTGACCGTGGGCGAGGGCGGCATGGTCTTCACCGACGATCACGATATCTGGTACCGAATGGACTGTTATCACGACCACGGCCATATCCACAGCAAGGAACACGACCGCGGCGCGGAGGGAAAATTCGGCCTTGGCGTTAACTATCGTATAAGCGAGGTGCAGGGGGCGCTCGGCGTGGTCGCTCTGGAGAAGATGCCGCAGGCGCTCGCGGCCCTGCGCGCGGCCAAGAAAAAGATCATTGACGCCGGGATCGCCGCGGGGCTGACTCCGCGGCCGATGCACGACGCGGAGGGCGACACCGCTACGCATGTGATTTTCATGCTGCCCACGGCGGAAGCGGCGAAGAGATTCCAGGCCGCCGCGAAAGAGGCCGGCGCTGGCTGCGCGATAATCGCCGACAATACATGGCATTACGCGAAGCACTGGAAGGCTCTCGAGGAGATGGGCGGCAGGGAATATTTCGGCAGCCGGACCCCATCATACGCGCCTGAGACGATGGCACAGCCGGAGTCGCTTCTCTCGCGCGCCGTTATGTTCGGCCTCAACATCAGGATGAGCGACGAAGCGGTGGAACGGATCGAGCGGGCTGTAAGGGCGGCCGCGAAAGCCGCGCTTTAAGAGGCGGATAAGCGGGCGCGAGATAAAAATCCCCCTCATTTTATAATTAACAGGCTGCCTGTTTTGTTTGACGCCGGACGATCGTCCGGCGTTTTTACGTGTAGTTGGCTTTTCTATTATCGTCGGCGCTGTAAAAAAACATCCCAGTGGTATAAAATGAGGGCGTATACAAATTTTGTCTTTGAAAAAACAGAAAAGAGGTGTCGTGGTGAATAAAGAGCTTCTGGCAAAGATCGAATCACTTGAGACGCGGATGGTGGAGACTCTCGGAGAGATGGTCTCATATCCGGCGATCAGCCCGCTGGACGGCGGAGAGGGAGAGTTTCACAAGGCGCAGTACCTTCTGAAAAAGATAAAAGAGCTTGGCTTTGAGGATGTGAAGGTCTATGCCTCGACCGATCCGGAGGCTGCCGGCGGCGAGCGTCCGAATATCGTCATCCGCTTTCCCGGTAAGACCAAACGCCGCCTCTGGATAGTGGCGCACACCGACGTCGTCCCCGAGGGAGAGCGCTCCCTGTGGGAGACGGACCCCTTCACGGCTGTAGTCAAGGACGGGCGTATCTATGGACGCGGCGTAAACGACAACGGCCAGGAGGTCGTCGCCTCGCTCTATGCCCTTTACGCGGTCAAGGAGCTTGATCTTACGCCGGAATATGAGGTCTGCCTCGCCTTCGTCGCCGACGAAGAGGTGGGCAGCACGCACGGGATAAAGTATCTTATCAAGAAGGGGCTTTTTGATAAAGACGACCTGGTCGTCGTCCCCGACATGGGAACGGAAGAGGCCGACTTTGTGGAGATCGCCGAGAAGAGCATCTGCTGGATGGAATTCACGGTGGAGGGAAAACAGGTGCACGCGAGCCTGCCGAACCTGGGGATCAACGCCTGCCGCGCGGCGAACGGATTCTCCGTCTCGCTGGACGAGGCGCTGCACGCGGCTTTCCCGGAGACCGACGAACTTTTTGACCCCGCGGGATCGACCTTTGAGCCGACAAGACGCCGCGCGAATGTGGCGAATATCAACACCGTGCCAGGAGTGGAGTCCCTCTGCTTCGACTGCCGCGTGCTGCCGACTGCGCCGCTTGAAGATGTCAGGAAGGTCGTTGAGGCGGAGATCAAAAAAGCGCAGGAGAAGTACGGCGTCAAGATAACTTACCGCTTCCCGCAGTATGAAGAGGCACCGGAGCCGACGAGGGCTGACGCTCCCGTCGTTACGGAACTGCTCGCCGCGGTGAAGGAGGTATTCCCGAAGGTCACGCCAAAGGTAGGCGGCGTCGGAGGCGGCACCTGCGGCGCCTACTTTAGAAGGGAGGGCATACCCGCCGTCGTCTGGGGGCAGGAGTCGGACTGCGCCCACATGCCAAACGAATACACGAAGATCGAACATCTGCTTAACGAAGCCAAGGTATTCGCGCTGATGATGCTCGGCCGGTAACGCGGCTTTAAGATAGAGGAGGGGCCGCCTCGGCAGGCGGCCCCTCTGTTTTTATCTTATGATGTTGATGTTGGCGATATTATCGATGATCGTCGTGCCGTTTCTCCGCGTCATCTCCATGTCGGTGACGGCGACGCAGTTCAGCGTTTTCACGCCTTCGACCCCTTTTTTGCCCGACGGGCCAAGCGCGTAGGCGGAATGGATTATATAGGGCCGGCCCCTTATGGTGCCGAGATAGAGCATTATATGCCCGGGCATCTGCACCAGCGTCCCCGCCGGCGCGCCGGCAAGGAGCTTTGCCTTTTCCGCCGCCGTCAGCTTTGAGACGTCGATGTTTCCCGCGGGGGCCTTCGCCTGCGGCAGCGAGTTGCGCGGCAGTTCGATGCCGAAGGTCAGGTAAATGTCGCGGGTGAAGGCGCTGCAGTCGCGCGAGCCGTACATGCCGCCCCAGCCGTAACGTTCGCCGAGCATCTTGAAGGCCTGCTTCAGCACATTTGCCTGCGTATAGGGCAGGCAGCCGCGCGAAAGGTCGGCGCCGCGCGGCAGGAGGTCCGTTACGACGCGCAGCGAGCCGTCGGCGCCGCGTTCCGGCACCAGCACTCCGTGTCCGAATATTGCGGAGACGCCGCCGATAGATTCTTCTTCATCGGCGGCCGGGAGCCTGGTCCCCATGAAAAACTCGCGGCGTCCGGCATCCGGCGCGGAGGTCCTTACGTCCGACGTCACCCTGCTCCCCGTGACCATGTAGAAATCGTGCGCGGCCAGCTCTTTCAGCGTTTTCCTGTCGGTCAGCGCGACGTTCTCTTTCTTTATCCAACCCGCGCAGTACGGGCTCTCGACAAAATAGTATTTGTCGTCCGCCGATTCGTGCAGCACCGCCAGCGGCTCCCATATCTTGACCGCGCTTTCGACGTTCATGTCGAATAATACGTCGTCGGCCTCGCTGTAGAGCGGCTCTTCGCAGGGCAGTGTCTTTACGAGGCAATTATTTACGACGGCGCCGAAGCGGACGAGCGTCGTTTCATCTGCCGCGCCCGGATTTGCGTTGGATTCGACGCGCCGCCAAAACTCGCCGTCCGCCTCCGCCGCTCCGACGTATCTCTTGTTGTCCGGGCGCGCGGCGTAACTCTTTATCTTGCGCGCGAATTCTTCGCGGGAGAGAAAGTCCGGATAATCCAGGATGTCGGTGCAGAACGTGCCGGGAGCCTCCCTTATTTTAGAGGTGAGGGCCTGAACCTCCGCCGGCGCAAGTATCGTTTCGTGCGCCGTCTTAGTCCCATTTACCCAAAATTCCGCGTTCATCATCTCTTTCGTCGTGCCGCAAATGTTTTCCGACGCGAATGAGGCTCCGGTTAAGCAGAGCAGGATCGTGGCTGCCATGATAAATCTTCTCATCTTAAAAACTCATCCTCCTTTATTTAAGTATAACACGGAGGGAAAAGGGCGGGGCCGTATGTAAATCGATGGCAAAGGCAGTATAATAGAATGGGTAAGCGGTCAGAAACGGCGGCGTGAAAAAATAGTTTTTACGGCGTCCCGTTCCGCCGCGGCGGCGAAAGGAGCTGGAGCCATGCAGAATAACGATAATTACTGGTGGTACATAACGATAAAATCCGAAGCCAGTCAGGAGGACAACCTCTTCTCTCTCGCGGATATCTCAGAGAGCATCGGCACGGAGCTGCAGGAGCTTCCTGACGGAAATTCGCGGCTGCGTATGTATTACAGGAGCAACGAGGAGATCTCCGTCTGGAGGACGAAGCTCATAGAGGCGATGATGGAATTTCCCGGCGTGGAGATCGAGGACTGGGGAAAGATCGAGAATCAGCCGTGGAACGTCGCGGCGGAGGAGGCATTCCCGCCGCTTCCAGTGGGGCGAGGCCTCGTCGTGCTCGCGCCGTGGCACAAGGGAACGGAGCCCGAGGACCGTCTGGCTCTCTATATCAATCCAGGCAGCGCCTTTGGCACCGGATACCACGAGAGCACGCAGATAGTCCTTGAACTGCTGGAAAAATATATCCGTCCGGGAATCACCACCGCCGACATCGGCACCGGTTCCGGCATTCTGACGATAGGCGCGCTCAAGATGGGCGCCGGGCGCGCATACGCGCGCGACATCGACCCTACGGTCATCGAAGAGGTACGGAAAAACTTTGAACTCAACGACCTTGATCTTGAAAATATAGACCTGGCGACGGGGGATCTGCTGAAGGATTTCGACCATACCGCCGACATCCTTACGGCAAACATCCTGCTCGACCCGCTTACGACAATGGTGGCGGACGTTCCGGCCGTTATCGGCAAAGAGGGAGTCGCGATATTTTCGGGAATGCTCGAAAAAGAGAAGCCGGTCTTCCTCGAGGCGCTTGCCGCGGCGAAGATGAGAGTGATCGAAGAGCTGGTACGGGGAGAATGGTGGGGTGTCGCTGCCAAGACTGAGGCTTGAGCGCTGCACCTTTGATAACGGCCTGTGGCATATAGACGCGGAGGAGGCGCACCATCTCGTCCGCGTCCGCCGTTGCTATACGGGGTCGCTTGTAGAGGGACTGCTCGACGGTGAAAAGATAGAGCTGAAGCTTGAATGTGCCGGGGATTCCGTCTTTGCGCGCGAAATTTCACGCGTCAAAGAAGACGCGGGACTCCCGAAGGTGGAATTGCTGCTCGGCCTGCTGAAGAACGACCAACTGGACGACGCGCTGCGTTTCTGCGCCGAAACTGGCGTTTACGCGGTCCGCCTCCTGATCTGTGAAAGAAGCGTCCCCCGTTACGAGGGAGCCAAGCTGGCCGACAAGATGGCGCGCTGGCGCAAAATACTTGACGAAGCGACAAAACAGGCGAGCGCCGCGACGCCTCCGCTCCTGCGTGAGCCGGTCCCCTTCGCTTCGGCGGACTTTGGCGGCCTTCCCCCGCAGCGCCTCGCCGCGCTGCTCTCGCCGGAGACAAAGCCGCTGCGTGAGATAAAGATAGCGCCGCACACCGCGGTCGCCATCGGCCCCGAGGGAGACTGGGCCCCGCATGAAAGCGCCAGGCTGCTTGCGGAGGGCTTTATCCCCGTATCTCTGGGCCGCCGCATAATGCGCGCGAGCACCGCCGTCGCCGCCGCCTGCGCCGCCGCCGCTATCCTCTACGAAAAGGCCAGATAAAAACTTTTATACTCTTTTAGAAATAAGGTAATAGAATGAAATACGCAAAACAGATATTCATCATTTTTCTCGCCACGATGCTTGGCGAGCTGTTCAATTTTTTGCTGCCCCTGCCGGTCCCGGCCGGAGTATACGGGCTCTTTATCCTGTTGGCCGCTCTCTGTACCGGCCTTGTGAAGCTCCACGACGTTGAGGATTTCGGCAGCTTCCTGCTGGAGGCGATGCCGATGATGTTCATCCCCGCCGCCGTCGGGCTGATCGAGCAGTTCAACGAAATACGCGGAATCCTCATACCTCTTGCCGTTATCGTTACCGTATCTACCGTTGTGGTGATGGCGGCGACGGGAAAAACGGCGGAACTCGCGATGCGGACGAAAGAGGGGCGCGAAACAAAATGAGAGATTTCATCTCGTCCTCGGCCTACTTTGGCCTTGCGCTCAGCGTCGGAGCTTACATTCTCGGTTCCATCCTGCGCAGGCGCTTTAACTATGCCGTCTTCAATCCGCTGCTGCTCGCCGTCGTCCTCATAATCTCGCTGCTCTCGCTCTGCGGCATCCCCTACAAAAGCTACGACCACGGCGCGAAATACCTGAGTTATTTTCTCACGCCGGCTACCGTCTGCCTCGCGCTGCCGCTATACCGTCAGCGCGGCCTGCTGAAAGAGTACGCGGCGGCCATTCTTTGCGGCATCGCGGCGGGAGTGGCGGCCAGCGCCGCGAGTATCTTCGTCATAGCCAGGTGTTGGGGGCTGAGCCGCACCGTCTACGTGACCCTGCTGCCGAAATCGATAACCACGGCGATAGGCATGGGCGTCAGCGCCGAGGCGGGCGGCATCGTCACCATCACAGTGGTTTCGATAATAGCCACGGGGATACTGGGAAACATCGTAGCCGAACCGGTGATGAAGATCTTTCGCATAACCGACCCGGTGGCGAAGGGGCTCGCGATCGGAGCCAGCGCCCATGCGATCGGCACCGTGAAGGCGCTGGAGATGGGAGAAGTCGAAGGCGCGATGAGCAGCCTCGCCGTAGCCGTAGCCGGACTCGCCACGGTACTGGCGGTCCCTCTCGCCGCCGGACTGTACTAAACGCCTCCGGGTCGCATTCCGCAGTCGGGAAAATAATCACGGCGCGCGCCTTTGGGCGCGGCGCTGAAACGGTAAGAGGCCGGAGGCAGGGGAGCTCATGCTCCTCTGCCTCCGGCCTTTTCGCGCGGCGTGAGCCGCTTGTGTTTTTCAGCGTTGATCCCGCGTTATGCTCTTACCGCGCCACTCTCACCGTCCAGCCGAACTTATCTTCGCTGCGGCCGAACTGGAGGTCTGTCAGGGAGTGATAGAGCCTGAGCGCGAGCGGGCCGCTCTTGAATTCGCCGATAGGATATGTCTCGTCCTCCGTCGCGAATTCGCCGATGGGAGAGATGACGGCGGCGGTGCCGGTGCACCAGGCCTCTTCCACGTCGCCGTTTTTGATGCCCTCAAGTATCTCCTCCAGCGTCACGAGGCGTTCTTCGACCTCGACGCCCCATGATTTCAGCATCTCGATGACGGACTTTCTCGTGATGCCGGGGAGCACCGTCCCCAGCAGCGCCGGCGTCACCACCTTGCCCTTTATCTTGAACATGATGTTCATGCCGCCGCCCTCTTCGACGTACTTCTTTTCGACGCCGTCAAGCCAGAGCACCTGCGCGAAGCCTTTGGCCTCGGCGCGCTCTCCCGCGCGCAGCGAGCCGGCGTAGTTGCCGCCGCACTTCGCAAATCCGGTGCCGCCGCGCACGGCGCGCACATCTTCTTTCTCGATGAATATCTTCACCGGGTTGACCCCCTCGGGGAAGTAGGGGCCGACGGGGGAAAGGATGATCGCGAAGGTGCATTTTGAAGGCGCGTGCACGCCCAGCTTTTCATCCGTCGCGAAGAGGAAGGGCCTGATGTAGAGCGTCGTATCCGCTCCCGAAGGCACCCAGTCCTGATCTGTTTTGACGAGCGTCAGCAGCCCCTCCATGAATAGTTCTGGGTCTATCTGAGGCAGGCACATGCGCTCCGCCGATCTGTTCATGCGGTCGATGTTCTCCTGCGGACGGAAGAGCTGTACCGTGCCGTCGGGGGTCCTGTAGGCCTTCAGCCCCTCGAATATCTCCGGCGCGTAGTGGAGTACCATCGCCGCGGGCGATATCTCGAATGGGGCGAAGGGTACGACGCGCGGGTCGAACCATCCCTTGCCTTTTTCATAGTTCATCACGAACATGTGGTCCGTGAAGTATTTTCCGAAGGACAGCTTGTCGCTGTCGGGCTTTTCCTTCGGATGCGTTGTTTTTTCGATCCTGATCTCAGCCATTTAAATTCCCTCTTTCTTTATTGTTTCGCGGTCAGGGATTTGGCAAGCTCCTTGCCCGCTTCGTAAGCTTTGAGGTTGCTTTCGAGGAATTGCGGCTTTTTGGCGCCGAGTTTTTCCCTGATCACATTACGCGCGGTCTCATCGGCGATAAAGTCCGAAACCGCGGTCAAAACGCCGAGGAGCACTACGTTCAGCGCCCTCTCGTTTCCGACGCTCTCGGCGATCCGCGCGGCGTGGACCGGTATCACTCTGATGTCGTCCCTGGCGGCGTGATAGGAGGCCATATCCTCGTTGTAGATAAGTATACCGCCTTTTTTTACCGTTGGCTCATATTTGTCGAGAGACGGCTGGTTCAGTACGACGACGACGTCGGCCCGCGTCACGAAGGGGGAGCTGATCTCACCGTCGCTGATCGTCACGCCGCAGTTGGCGGTGCCGCCGCGCATCTCCGGGCCGTACGACGGGAGCCAGGTGACGTGCCGCCCCTCTTCGATCGCCCCGTAGGCGACGAGCTGTCCGAGCACCATGACGCCCTGCCCGCCGAATCCCGCGCAGAATAGGGTGCGTGTAAAAGTTGTCATGACGGAGCCCTCCTCACTCGAAATCCCTTTTCACGCCGAGCGGATAATAGGGGATCATATTTTCCACGAGCCAGTCACAGGCCTCCTTCGGGCGCAGCCCCCAGTTGGTGGGGCAGGTGGAGAGCACCTCGACGAAGGAGAAGCCCTTATTGTCAAGCTGGTTCTGAAAGGACTTTCTGATCGCCCTTTTCAGCGCCGGCAGGTAAGCGTGCCGCGCCGCGCAGACTCGCTCGACGTACATCGGGGAGGCGAGAGTGGAGAGCATTTCGCTGATCCGCATCGGATATCCGGCCTTTTGCGGGTCGCGCCCGTCCTGCGTGGTCGTCGTCCTCTGCCCGATCAGCGTCGTCGGCGCCATCTGCCCGCCCGTCATTCCGTAAATCGCGTTATTTATAAAGATGACGGTGATGTTCTCCGAACGGTTCGCCGCGTGTACGATCTCCGCCGCGCCGATGGAGGCGAGGTCCCCGTCTCCCTGGTAGGTGAAGATGACCCTGTCGGGACGTATGCGCTTGAAGCCGGTGGCGATCGCCGGCGCGCGGCCGTGCGGCGCCTCGATGAAATCGGTGTCGATGTAGCCGTACATCAGCGCCGCGCAGCCGACGGGGGCCACGCCGACCGTCTCCTGCTGGATGTCGAGCTCGTCCAGCACCTCGCAGATCATTCTGTGGACTATGCCGTGCGTGCATCCGGGGCAGTAGTGCGTATGGACTCCTTTGACCCAGCTTTTCGGCCTCTTGTATATTATCTTTTCAGTCATCGTCCTTCACCTCCGTTATCCGAGGGCGGCGAAAATCTTGCGGCATTCGTCCTCTATCTCCGCGACGCCGGGGCACATGCCGCCCGAACGTCCGTAGAAGCTGACGGGTATCCGCGACTCTGTCGCCAGTTTGACGTCTTTCAGCATCTGTCCCCAGTTCATCTC
The window above is part of the Cloacibacillus evryensis DSM 19522 genome. Proteins encoded here:
- a CDS encoding iron-containing alcohol dehydrogenase — its product is MTNIPTDIKSFTELKPWWRTPVPTEIVLSGRGVDELLSKLKERGRKPFFVVDGALKEQPRFAAIFAQRDLFVFDATSSEPRTGDVDSLRARIKAMDREPDTLVGVGGGATMDLSKAVAICLANDEPAQHYQGYGLAMNKGADIWVLPALNGTGAEITPIAVLRGPEKKLGINNPYTESAVAVIDPQLSADAPHFNRFFTMMDCYFHHYEIMMSKTSAPEAIEDAKDGLALSREVLSHDLSGYSLDLAIKSAMASVLGGSSTIGGRVGAAHAISYGLSNSAPHLPHSVAVAISMSVLEDVYPEGYGDTRRFLEINGLAMPKAADYGIGEKDAAKMTKTALGMEKLWHSCFGDGWKGIATEEYIEKIYARIIGE
- a CDS encoding DegT/DnrJ/EryC1/StrS family aminotransferase, with the translated sequence MAGAEIFNSDEIRAVADVIERKMIHRYGSHDSRGGIYRAEDFEEKAKRLTGSKYALALSSGTAALITALKGICIKPGDEVITSPFTFIATVEAIVACDAVPVFGELDETLSLDAASAEKLVTPRTKAIMPVHMFGVAADMDKFAALGEKYGIPIVEDACEVVGGTYRGRALGSLGTCGTWSFDPNKTLTVGEGGMVFTDDHDIWYRMDCYHDHGHIHSKEHDRGAEGKFGLGVNYRISEVQGALGVVALEKMPQALAALRAAKKKIIDAGIAAGLTPRPMHDAEGDTATHVIFMLPTAEAAKRFQAAAKEAGAGCAIIADNTWHYAKHWKALEEMGGREYFGSRTPSYAPETMAQPESLLSRAVMFGLNIRMSDEAVERIERAVRAAAKAAL
- the kdsB gene encoding 3-deoxy-manno-octulosonate cytidylyltransferase, which codes for MKTLAVIPARYSSTRLPGKPMIEIAGVPLVIRVLDNVSACASVDRVIVATDDERIAELVSRHGGEAVMTPPELPSGGDRVAYVSRIVPSDYVLNVQVDDPLVGADMIDPLVAALDGDSSVMLALLTKRIDDMDEVRANNIVKAVFDGDGRALYFSRSPIPYPRSEGGVWYKHIGPYGWRRDFLLEFAASEQTPLEKTESLEMLRVIELGHTIKCVTAARDTIEIDTPEDLLKIEKYFSGL
- a CDS encoding M20 family metallo-hydrolase yields the protein MNKELLAKIESLETRMVETLGEMVSYPAISPLDGGEGEFHKAQYLLKKIKELGFEDVKVYASTDPEAAGGERPNIVIRFPGKTKRRLWIVAHTDVVPEGERSLWETDPFTAVVKDGRIYGRGVNDNGQEVVASLYALYAVKELDLTPEYEVCLAFVADEEVGSTHGIKYLIKKGLFDKDDLVVVPDMGTEEADFVEIAEKSICWMEFTVEGKQVHASLPNLGINACRAANGFSVSLDEALHAAFPETDELFDPAGSTFEPTRRRANVANINTVPGVESLCFDCRVLPTAPLEDVRKVVEAEIKKAQEKYGVKITYRFPQYEEAPEPTRADAPVVTELLAAVKEVFPKVTPKVGGVGGGTCGAYFRREGIPAVVWGQESDCAHMPNEYTKIEHLLNEAKVFALMMLGR
- a CDS encoding ISNCY family transposase translates to MTKKEVRRVEVLSIALSGGLTNKDASELLGVCVRQFIRIKKKFLQEGAQGLVHGNRGRNPVHAITDEVRGEVVSLFKERYYDFNISHFTEHLNERECISISRSSVSRILKLEGIRSKRSVNKKPKAHRPRQRKESSGMLWQTDASSHKWFGKDGDSATLHAFMDDAAGIVTGAFFIESECFVGYAEAIKMGIRDYGLPLYIYSDRHTIFKSPKELTLEDELKGVSIHLSNFGHALNDLGIKQIFANTPQAKGRIERLWNTFQDRLAAELRLNGIRNIEEANSFLPLFLDDYNARFSVEPKVENSVYLKFDKRIDLDLVFVLRCERKIGGGNTISYNSRIYIPVDGSIYMTPGSTVEVRQTVKGEIYIMRNDRAILMKQVEMPKKATHSDSKKKAGVVSPHKPASDHPWRGRSTNVATKDDTIIQRNSDIFFDHLG